CTCGCGCGCCCGGGCGTCCAGGCCGCCGGCCTCTATCAGCGGCAAGGCATGCGGATCGCCGCCGTTCGGGAAGGTCGCGAGCACCTCTTCGCGGAGGCGCTGGAACTTGGTGTTCACATGGCAGGAATACCCGGCCGGGTAGATAGTTACGGGATGCAGGACCAGATCAGGCCCGACGACTGGTTCGCGGGCCTCGACTTCGGCACCGACGTGTACGCGGCGCGCGACGGCGGTACCGTGCGCAACACGCGCGCCGGCGGAGCGTCGCCCGAGGCCGATCTCCTCGATCGTCAGACCGTCCCCGCCGATGACGCGGCCTACCGGGCGCGCCTGACCGAGGTCTTCGGCCCTCGCGAGGCGCGCCTGGCCGACCGCCTGGCTCACGACGCCGAGGCGCAGCGCCTGGCTGCACGCCTGGCGGGCGATCGGTCCGCCGGGGAGCGGCTCCACGCTCGCGTGTCCGCCGCGATGGGAGAGGTGTTCGGATTTGCGCCCGCGCCGCTGTCGTGGTCGGCGGGCCTGCCGGCCGACAACGCCATCGGCCTCTTCCTGCGAGGCGCGGGCTGGGAGCGCGTCGTCATCTCGCTGCGGTTGCTCGACCGGCCGGCGCTGTTCGTCGACACCATCGTCCACGAGCAGACGCACCGGCTCCAGCACGCCCTGACCTGCCGGCTCAACACCCCCCAGGTCCCGCTCGATCCCCTGGAGCGCGGCCTGGTGCTGTACTGGCTCCGCAAGGAGCCCGACCGCAAGCGCGACTACGCCCGCGCCGCGCGAACCCGCGATCCGCGCATGCGCATGGCGCTGTACCAGGCGATCCCCATCGAGTTCCACGCCTACGGCGCCGCCTCGCGGTTGCTGCGGGCGGCCTTCCCCGGCCTGCCGCCGGCTGGCGGCTGATTACAGCCGCTCGGCCACCAGGGCGGCGCCCAGCAGGCCCACCTTCTGGTTCAGGATCGCTCGCACCGGGAACTCCCGAACCAGATCCGACATGCGGCCCTTGAAGCCGTAGGCGGCCATGAAGGGCCCGGAACGCAGCGCCGCGAGGTTCTTGGCGACGATGCCGCCGGCCAGGAAGATTCCGCCGGCCGGCAGGACCTTGAGCGCGAGGTTGCCGGCCTCGGCGCCGTACAGGTTCCAGAACATGTCCATCGCTTCGACACACACCAGGCACGAGCGATCGGCCGCGTGCCCGGCCACCACCGCGGCGATGTCGGCTCCGCCCGCGATTTCCCGGCTGACGCTCTCGGCCGGCTTCCCGCCGGCGTCGACCAGGTAGTGGAACAGGTTCGCGATACCCGGGCCCGACACGGCGCGCTCGATCGACACCCGGCGGTGTACGCGCAGCATGAAGCGGAGGAATCCCATCTCCTTGTCGTTGCGCGGGGCAAAATCGGTGTGGCCGCCTTCGGACGGGACGAACGCGTACTCATGGCCGCCGCACGGCACCATGAACCCCTCGCCCAGGCCCGTCCCGGCGCCCAGGATCGCGATGCGGCCCCGCGGATCGGGCTCCGGCGGATTCAGCACCGCGATGTCGTCGGGGTCCAGCACCTCCAGGCCCCGGCCCACCGCCTCGAAATCGTTGAGCAGCCTCACCCGTGCGATGCCGAGGTCATGGCCCATGCGGTTGCCGTCGACGTCCCAGGGCAGGTTGGTCGCGCGGCAGCGGTTGTCGTCGATGGGCCCGGCGATGCCGAAGGCGGCCCGATCGGGCCGTCCCCGCCCCGCGGCGTCCAGGAAAGCGCGGACGATTTCGGTCAGGCTGCCGAAGTCGCGGCTCGGGTAGCGCTCCTCGGCCAGGACGCCCCCCCCGTCGCCGAGCCTGAGCAGCACCTTGGTGCCGCCCACGTCGCCAGCCAGGATCACGCCGTGGGAACCCTCCGCAGGCAGGATGCGGCCGCCGGATCGACGATCCACTCCACCTCGCCCTGGCATTCGCCCACGAGCTGAACGGGGAGGGTGCCGGGCGGCCCCTCCAGGGCGTCCGCCAGGATGCGGGCCTTGCGCTCGCCGGACACCAGGACGACGACGTGGTAGGCGGCGCGGATGAGGACCGGCGTGATGGTCAGCCGTTCGGCCGCCGGCGGCACGCCGGGCGCCGCCACGACCCAGCGCTTGCCTTCGCCCAGGGCGGGGGAGCCGGGAAAGAGGGACGCCGTGTGGCCGTCCTCCCCCATGCCCAGCAGCAGCAGGTCGAAGCGCCCGCGCTCTCCAAGGGTCACGCGCAGCAACTCCTCGTACTCCTGCGGATCGTGCAGGAAGTGCGCCCGCACCGGCACGCGGTCGAGGAGGGACTCGCGCACCATCCGGAAGTTCGAGAGTTCGTGATCCCGCGGCACGCAACGTTCGTCCCCGAAGAACAGGTCCACGGTGTCCCAGGGGAGATCATTCGGCTGCAGCCGCCGGTACAGTTCCCGCGGGGTGTTGCCGCCCGAAAGGCCGGCATAGAAGCCGTCGTCGCGGGCGATCGCCTCCCGCCCACAGGCCAGGAAGCGCTCGGCGCCGACCTTGGCGACGTCGTCCGCGACCGTGACCGTCCCGCGCATCATTCTCTCAGTTTTCCCTGCCGGCCAGTTGTTGTACACTCCTGCCGCGGCGGGGGCCTCGTGTTGCCGGCAGGATCGGCAATCAATTGTCCACCGGCTGCCCCGACACCCGTCTTTGAGCCCCACGCCGGGCAAGGATGCCCGGCGGACCGCCAAGGACGGCTCTGCGGGGGGGCTCGGGGGGGCGGCACCCCCCCGAGGAGGCTCTAATCGACCGAATGGCCGAACAACGAGAAGCAGAGCGCGTCGTAGCGGCTACGGCGCCGGAAGCCGAGCCATGCCTGGTCGTCGTGTTCGGCGCTTCGGGCGACCTGACCAAGCGCCTGCTCGTCCCGGCGTTCTACAACCTGGCCTGCGACGGCCTCCTGCCAGATGCGTTCGCCATCGTCGGAATCGCCATGGACGACATGTCCACGGAGGCGTTCCGCGACCGCCTGGACAGGGATATCCGCCAGTTTTCCACCCGCCGCGAGTTCGACGCGGCGCGCTGGGAGTGGCTCCGATCGAGGGTCTACTACACGCCGGGGGAGTTTGCCGATCCGGCCGCCTTCGCGCGGCTGCAGGATCTGGTCTCCCAGCAGGACGCCCGCCACCAGACGCGCGGCAACCTGCTCTTCTACATGGCCACGCCCCCGGGCGTCTTCGGCGCCATCTCCCGCAACCTTCACGCCGCCGGCTTCAAGACCGCGTTTCCGGGGTGGAAGCGCATCATCGTCGAGAAGCCATTCGGCACCGACCTGCAGTCGGCGATCGCGCTGAATCGCGAGATCCTGACCTACTGGAGCGAGGAGCAGATCTTCCGCATCGACCACTACCTGGGCAAGGAAACGGTGCAGAACATCCTGGCCTTCCGGTTCTCAAACGGGATGTTCGAGCCGCTGTGGAACCACAAGTACATCGACCACATCCAGTTCAGCGTGGCAGAGGCGGTGGGTGTCGAGGGCCGCGGCGCCTACTACGAACGGGCAGGGGTCTTGCGCGACATGATCCAGAACCACATGTTCCAGATGCTCGCGTACCTGTGTATGGAGCCGCCGTCGTCCTTCGCGCCCGAGGCGATCCGCAACGAGAAGGCCAAGGTCCTCGAGGCGGTGCGCATCATGGACGCCGCCGCCGTGGCGCGGGACACCGTGCGCGGCCAGTACGGCGCCGGCCGCGGGCCGGACGGCAAGCCGGTCCCCGGCTACCGCGAGGAGCCGAGCGTGGCGCCCCATTCGCTCACCGAGACCTACGCCGCGATGAAGCTCCACATCGACAACTGGCGCTGGAACGGCGTGCCCATCTACCTGCGCTCGGGCAAGCGGCTCTGGAAGCGCGGCACCGAGATAATCGTGCAGTTCCAGAAGGCGCCCGAGGTCATCTTCCGCCACACGCCGGTCGCGCACCTCGGCCACAACCGCCTGATCTTCCACATCCAGCCGGATCAGGGCATCGAACTGCGCTTCCACGCCAAGGAACCCGGGCCGCAGATGAGCCTGCAGCAGGTCAACATGCGCTTCGACTACTCGCAGGCCTTCGTCGCGACGCGGGCCATCGGCTACGAAGTGCTCGTCTACAACTGCATGAAGGGCGACGCGACGCTCTTCTCCCGCACCGACCTGGTCGAATCCGCCTGGCGCATCGCCCAGCCCATCCTCGACCACTGGAAGACCGAACCGGCCGAGTTCCCCAGCTACGCCGCCGGCACCTGGGGGCCCAAGGAGGCGTTCGAACTGCTGGAGCGAGACCAGCGGCGCTGGGTCGAGATCCCCAATCGCGAGACCCTGGAGAAGGTGCCGCTCTTCGACGGCTGCGACGCCTCGCTGCTCGCCTCGCTGATCATGGTGCTCAAGCCCATCGCCGCCAGACCCGGCGACGTCATCTTCCGCAAGGGCGATCTCGGCCGCGACATGTACCTGATTTCGCGTGGCGCGGTGGACGTGATCGACGACGACTACAACGTCCTGGCCACCCTGTGCGAAGGCGACTTCTTCGGCGAGATAGGCCTGCTGCTGGCCACGCCGCGCACGGCCACGATTCGCGCCAGGACGTACTGCGACCTGTTCTTGCTGCAGCGCGCCGACTTCGCGCACGTGCTGGCCGAACGCCCGCACCTGGCCGAGACCCTGATGAACGTGGCGAACGAGCGGTACGACCTGACGGCCGGAGTACAGTAGGGGCGGCGATCGTGCCGTCCCCGGAAACCCAGGGGGCAGCGGCGCTAGGCGGGACGGGCCGCTACGCACGGTAGCGAGATCTCGACGAGGGTCCCGCGATCGGAGCGGATGGAGACAGCAGCGCCCACTTGCCGGCCGAGGGCCTGGATGAGCCGAAGGCCGAGAGTCCGGGTGTTGGCGATGTCGAGGTCCGGCGGCAGGCCCCGGCCATCGTCGCGAATCGTCAGTATCCAGCGGTCGCCGCGGGCTGCGAACTCCACGACGATCGTCCCGGTTGCCGGCGGCGGAAAGGCGTGAGCGTAGCCGTTAGCAAGCGCCTCGTTGATCACCAGGCCGAGGGGGGTCGCGATGTCGGCGGGGAGCCAGGCGTGCTCGGCTTCGATTCGCAGCGCGATCGGCGGTTCGCGGTAATCGGTGGTCGAGAGGGCGACCATTCGCCCGAGGCTATCTATGAAATCGTGCATGTCGATGCGGGCCAGGTTGCGCGAGCGGTACAGGGATTCGTGTACCAGGGCCATCGCGCGGAGGCGGTTCTGGCTGTCAACCAGGATCCGGGCGAGTTCAGCCGGGATCCCGGCACCTTCCGCCTGCAGCTGAAGCAAGGAGGAGGCGATCTGGAGGTTGTTCTTGACGCGGTGGTGGATCTCCCGGAGGAGCGTGTTCTTCTCCTCGATGGACTCCCTGAGCAATTCCTCCCGGCGTTTGGCCGCGCTGACGTCGCGGATCGCCGCAATGGTCAACGTGGAGCCGTCGGGTGCCACCACGGGGCTCAAGGTGATCTCGAGGGGCACTTCAGAGCCGTCTTTCCGGCAGCCGATCAGGTCGGGCCTGTCGGGCGCCATCGAACTGGTGGTCCGGGAGCGCGGCGATTGCAAGTACGCCTCCCTGATCATGGCGTGTCGCTCACGAAAGCGATCCGGCACCAGGGTCTCCACGCCGCGTCCCACCAGTTCGTCGGGCCGATACCCGAACAGCGGTTCCATCTGGAGATTCGCCAGGAGGATGGTCCCGCGGGCGTCCACCAGGATCACGCCGTCGGGTGCCGATTCGACGAGCCCGCGGAACTTCGTTTCGGCACGGCTTGCAGCCGCCAGAGCGTCCTCGAGGGCGTGGGTACGGTTTCGCACCTGCCGCTCCAGATCGGCCGCCAGGAGCCGCGTCTCGGCCTCCCAACGCCGGCGCTCGCCGGCGGTCGCACCCAGGACGAGCTGCATGATCGCGACGACGCCCACGAAGAGCTGAACCGAGAGCAAGGACTCGTTTCGCACGGAGTGGGCGAATACGCCAAAGCCGCTCACGGTGCCCCAGATTGCGAGGGTCGCGGTCAGCGCGGTGCCGTATGCGGCGCCGAGTATGGAGAACCGGAGCGCGGCCCACACCAGGCCGGGCAGGACGAGGTAGGCCCGGCGCAATGGGTCGCCCGCTTCCAGCCATGGCCCGAACGCGAGGCCGCAGGCTACCGCGGTCAGCACCGCGATCCCCGCCGCCTCGGCGGCCCGGCGCCGGACATCGGCCAGCACGGGCGGGGCATCGGGCCGGAATGCGAGAACGGGAGCCAGCGTGAGGATGCCGAGGGCGTCTCCGACCCACCACGTGATCCAGAGCGCGCTGCGAGACAGGGAGAGGCCCTCTTCGGCCAGGCCGAGGGCCGCCACCCCGATGGTCGCGGCGACCGCGGGAGCTGCCAGGCAGCAAGCCAGAATGAAGGAGAATGTCTCCCTCACTCCCCCGAGGAAGCGGCCGTCTGGCACCAGCATCCGGAGGAGGAGTGCCCCCCCGACGGCCTCGAGCGTGTTTCCCAGCGAGATGAGGAGCGCGGCCCAAGGGGAAACGGAGGTCGCGAGGTTGGCAAGCAGGGCTCCAAGCCAGATCCCGGGCCAAATGCCAGGCCCCAGGACCAGGACGGCGGCGAGAGCGATGCCCGACGGCGGCCAGACAGCCGTCACGTTTTCATGCAGGGTCGCGATCGACAAACCGACCCTGGAGGCCGCGACATAGACGCCGGCCAGGACCACCCACCGCGCCAATTCGTGCAAGCCCGCGCCTTGAAGTCTCATGTCCGGAGGCGTAGTTTACATAAGTTCATCTCAAGTTGTGGCCAATGGCGGAGGTAACCTGCTATGCCCGCAAGGATTCTCGTCGTCGAGGACGAGGCCATCGTCGCGATGGGCATCGCGAGCACGCTCGCCAACCTGGGCCACAAGGTCGTGAGCGTGGTGGCCACCGGCACCGAGGCGCTCGATGCCGCAGCCCGGCTGCGGCCCGACCTCGTCCTGATGGACGTCGTGCTGTCGGGTCCCATGGACGGCATCGAAGCCAGCGAGCGGCTCCGGCAGATGCACGGTATCCCGGTCGTGTACCTGACCGCATACTCGGACGCGGCCACGCTCGGCAGGGCCAAGGAGACTGAGCCGTACGGTTACATCGTCAAGCCGTTCCAGGAGAAGGATCTCGAAATCGCGATCGACATGGCCCTCTACCGGCACGACGCCGACCGGCGAATCGCGCACGCGGAGCGCCGTTTCGCAGCCGTGTTCGACCAGGCGTTCCAGTACATCGCCGTGCTGACGCCGGAAGGCCTGGTGACCGAAGCGAACCGGTCTCTCCACGAAGCCCTTGGCGCGAGTGCCCCGCAATTCGAGGGACGCCCGTTGTGGCGGGCGTCCTGGTGGAAGGATGCACCGCAGGAACTCGAGCGGGTTCGCCAGGGCATCCGCCAGGCGGCAGCCGGCCTGCCGGTCAGGCTGGAATCATGCGTCTCCGGGTTGCGGGCGCCCGAGGTATGCCTCGACGTCAGCATCAAGCCGCTGACCGACCGGGCCGGGGCAGTCACGGGAGTGCTGTTCGAAGCGCGAGACGTTACCGACCTCAAGCGCGCGCACCAGGCCCTGGCCAGACGGACCGCCGAGCTGGAAGACGCCCGCAAACTGGCCGTCCTTGGCGAGTCGCTCCGCCTCAGCGAGGAGCGGCTGCGGGCGATCGCGCAGAACGCCCCGATCGTGCTGTTCGTCATCGACCACGCGGGAAGGATCGGCCAGCTGGAGGGGCGGAGCGAGGAGCTGATCGGGCTGCCCGCCCCCGACGTGATTGGCCGGCCGGTCGAGGACGTCTTCGCGGACAACCCTCGGTTCGTAGAGAGTTTCCGGCGGGCGCTCGCGGGCGAGACGCTTCGCGACGTCGTGGGGCATGCCGGAAAGTACTTCGACGTCTGGTTCTCCCCGCTGCTCGGTGCTGCCGGAACGGTCGACGGGGCGATCGGCGTGATGGGCGTGGGATCCGACATCACCGAGCGCCGGGAGCTGGAAGAGCAGCTGAGGAGCCAGCTCGAACGCCTGAGGGAAGTCGAGCAGCTCAAGCAGGACTTCGTGGATGCGGTGACTCACGAACTCCGGACACCGCTCGCCGTCATCGTCGGCTACAGCGAACTCGTCGGTGAGGTGGGCCCGCTAACCCCACAGCAGCGCGGGTTCCTGGAGATGATCGCGCGCGCCTCCAGGCGGCAGGAGATCCTCGTCAACAGCCTCCTCGACTACGCCAGGATCGAGGCGGGCACCTTCGAACTCCGCCGCGAGGACTCCGACTTGCGGCGAGTCGTCACGGACGTGGTCGCGTTCCTGCGGCCCCTGGCCGACGAGGCGGGAGTAGCTCTCGAAGGCCACGTCCCGGACTCGGATCTGCCGGTGCGAATCGACCCGGTACGGATCGAGCAGGTCGTGACCAACCTGGTCGCCAACGCCATCAAGTTCACGCCCCGCGGCGGTTCGGTTCGCGTGCGCGCCCATCGGGACGCGGGCCACGCGGTCTGCGAGGTCGCCGACACCGGGACCGGCATCTCGGAGGTCGATCTGCCCAGGCTCTTCGTTCGGTTTTCCCAGTTGCGGGAAGGCAAGCAGCGCGGGGGAACCGGCCTGGGCCTCGCCATCAGCAAGGTGATCGTCGAGGCCCACGGGGGCACCATCGGTGTCATGAGCCGCGTGGGCGAGGGCAGCACGTTCTTCTTCACGCTCCCGGAGGGGGCGGCTAGCCAAGGAGTCGCGACCCCCTGGGGCGAGGGGCTGGAGCCTCCGGCCGACGGGTGACACCGTCCGGGCGGGGGCCGCCGGTGCGGCCGGCCGCTACACCTGCGCCGCGGACTTCACCGCATGGCCGCCGAACTCGTTGCGCAGGGCGGCGCACACCTTGGCGGCGAAGCTCTCCTCCTGCCGCGAGCGAAACCTGGCTTGCAGCGACGCGGTCAGCACCGGCGCCGGCACGTCCAGGTCGATCGCCTCGGTCACGGTCCAGCGCCCCTCGCCCGAGTCGGCCACCCAGCCCTTGATGCCCGCCAGGTGCGAGTCCTTGGCGAACGCCGCCTCGGCCAGCTCCAGCAGCCAAGAGCGCACCACGCTCCCCTGGTTCCAGAGGTGCGACAGCTTGCCCAGATCGTAGTCGTAGCGGGATTTTTCCAGGATCTCGAAGCCCTCGGCGTAGGCCTGCATCATGCCGTACTCGATGCCGTTGTGGATCATCTTGGCGAAGTGGCCGGCGCCGCCGGGCCCCGCGTGCAGGTAGCCCTCGGGCGGGGCCAGGGTCTTGAAGATCGGCTCGGCATAGGCGAATGCGTCGGCGTCGCCGCCGACCATCAGGCAGTAGCCGTTTTGCAGGCCCCAGATGCCGCCGCTCGTACCGGCATCCAGGTACCTCACGCCGCGCGCCCGGGCGGCCTCGGCCCGCCTGATGGAATCCCGGTAGTTGGAGTTGCCGCCCTCGACGAGCACGTCGCCGGGTTCCAGCAGATCCAGCAACGCGGCCACCGTGCCCTCGGTGGGATCGCCGCTGGGCACCATGACCCACACGACCCGCGGCGCGGCCAGCCTGGCCACCAGGTCCTGCAAGCTGGTCGCCTGCGTCGCGCCCATGGCGGCAAGCTTCGCCGCCGTGTCGCCCACCGAATCGTAGCCGACGACCTGGTGGTCGTTCAGCAGGCGCATGGCCATGTTGAAGCCCATCTTCCCGAGGCCGACCATACCGATCTGCATCGCCGCGCTCCTTTCCCGCCCGTAATCCTCCGTCGCCAAGGGACTCTAGCATGCCGGCCGCCGCGACATGGCAAAGGCGTGACATGGTCGGGCGGAGGTTCGCCGTAGAATCCTGAGCGGTCAAGATTCCCGCGAAAGGCCCGATGATGCTGAAACGACTGGCCGCGATCCTGCTGATCTACGTGTTCACCTGCATTGCGTGGGGCATTCTGGGCGCCACGATCTTCGCCCGCACGCATTCGCTGGACACGGCGCTCAAGGGGGCGGTGGCCCAGATCTGGGGCAACGTCCAGACGCAGCTCCAGCCGAGCCTGAGCTACAAGGTGCCGCGCTTGCAGGAGGTGAAGCGCACCGAGAACGGGCGGACGGTCACCGAGACCAAGACCGTCTGGGACACCGTGGACCTGCCCATCTCCAGTTCCAGCATCGACGTCAAGCTCCACCTCGATCCGCGGCAGAAGGGCCTCCTCTGGTACGCCACCTACCGGGTGGCGTTCGCCGGACGCTACCAGGTGGTCAACGACACGGGCGCGCCCCGGCGCATCACCTTCGTCTACTCGTTCCCGGCGCACAGCGCGGTGTACGACGATTTCCGCCTCATGGTCGGCGACCAGGAGCGCAAGCAACTTACGCTCGGCGGCGGCCTGGTGACCGCGGGGTTCGACCTCGCGCCGGGGGCAAGCCAGGTCGTGTCGGTGGCTTACACGACGCAGGGCCTCGACCAGTGGTGGTATGACTTCGGCGAGAACGTCCACCAGGTGCGGAACTTCGCGCTCGCCATGGCAACCGACTTCGACAAGATCGACTTCCCGCCGCAGAGCATCTCGCCCACCGCCAAGGAGAAGATCGCCGGCGGCTGGCGGCTGACCTGGGCGTTCACCAATCTCCTGACCAGCGTCAAGATCGGCCTGACGATGCCGCAGAAGCTCAATCCGGGCCCGTGGGTCGGGCAGGTGACGCTGACGGCTCCCATCAGCCTCTTCCTCTTCCTGTTCTTCATGTTCGTCGTTACGTCGCTGCGCAAGATCCCGCTGCATCCGATGCATTACTTCTTCCTGTCTGCGGCCTACTTCAGCTTCCACCTGCTCCTGGCCTACCTCGTGGATCACCTGTCGATCGAGGCGTCCATGGCGATCGCGTCGGTCGTGGCGGTCCTCCTCACCACCACCTACATGCGCCTGGTGGTGGACAACCGCTTCGCCTTCGGCGAAGTGGCGATCGCGCAACTGGTCTACCTGGTGCTGTTCTCCTATACGTTCTTCCTGGAGGGCTACACCGGCCTGGCCATCACGATCCTGGGCATCGCCACGCTGCTCGTGGTCATGCAGATGACGGGCCGGCTTGACTGGGACGAGGTCTTCGGGCGCAAGGGCCCGGCCTGATCTAGAATGATTGATGCCCTTCGCCCACTTCCGCGTCGGCCTCGATTACCTCCCCCCGCGGGGCTGGACTGACTTCGACGCGGTCGGCCTGGCCGCCGATCTGGATCTGTGCGCGGGGCTCGGCATCGACCTGCTGCGGCTCGAGGTGCCCTGGGAGTTCCTCGGCCCCCATCCCGAGCGGCTCTCGCCGGTCGCGCTGGGCAAGCTGCTGGCGGCGCTGGATGCGGCGCACGCCCGTGGCCTCGCGGTCATGCCGGCCATTCTCGCCGGTCGCCCGGCCTCCCTGGCGGATCGCTCGCCCTGGACCGATCCCTTCGCGCTGCGCGTGCAGGTGCGCCAGGTGCGCCAGCTGGCCGAACGCCTGGGAACCCATCCGGCGATCGCCCTCTGGGACGTGGGAGCCACGCCCGACGCGGGCTGGGGTGCGCCCCCGGCCGACGCCGCGTGGTTGTGGGCCCACGCGGTGTGCGGGGAGTTGCGCCGCAAGGTGTCGCAGCCCTTGTTGATCGCGTTCCGCGACGGCGCCGGGCCATGGGCCGAGGTGGCCGAGCATGCCGACTTCGCCGGGATGGCCCTGGCCGCCGACGGCCCGCCGCCGTACGCCCGCTTCGCCGAGGATCCTCTCGTGCCGGGATTCTGCGCCGCGCTCGCCGCCCGCCAGGCGGGCAAACCGGTGGTCGTCACCGGCTGCGAAGGCAGGGGGCAGGCCCCGGCCGCAAGCTATCACCGCGAAGCGCTGGAGGCCGCCTGGAAGAGCGGCGCCCGCGCGCTCTTCGCGAGTTTCGCGGCGCTGCGCTCCGGCGGTTCGGTGCGTCCTCATGCCGACGAGCTGTCGGCCTGGGCTCGCGAGCGGCGCCCCGTTCAGCCCGTGCCGGAGCACGTCACGCTGGACGAAGCGCGCTTCGCCGCCGATCCCGCGGGTGCACTCCAGGCTTCCTTCCGCGCCTTCGCCGTCTAGCTCCCGTTAAGTATGGGGCGCCCTGCCGACTTGCGCCTCATCGTCGGCATGTCTCCGGGGCGAGGCCCTTAACTGGCGTTTAAGGTCCCGTTCCCGTATAATGTGCGCACTGATACTTTGAGGAGGTCTTCCGGCTGTATGCCTACCCTTGAGAAGCTGTTTCATCCACTCATTGCCGAGGGGCCTTACTTCAAGCTGATCTGCGGGGCGACCTTCCGGG
This DNA window, taken from Candidatus Tanganyikabacteria bacterium, encodes the following:
- the glk gene encoding glucokinase produces the protein MDRRSGGRILPAEGSHGVILAGDVGGTKVLLRLGDGGGVLAEERYPSRDFGSLTEIVRAFLDAAGRGRPDRAAFGIAGPIDDNRCRATNLPWDVDGNRMGHDLGIARVRLLNDFEAVGRGLEVLDPDDIAVLNPPEPDPRGRIAILGAGTGLGEGFMVPCGGHEYAFVPSEGGHTDFAPRNDKEMGFLRFMLRVHRRVSIERAVSGPGIANLFHYLVDAGGKPAESVSREIAGGADIAAVVAGHAADRSCLVCVEAMDMFWNLYGAEAGNLALKVLPAGGIFLAGGIVAKNLAALRSGPFMAAYGFKGRMSDLVREFPVRAILNQKVGLLGAALVAERL
- the pgl gene encoding 6-phosphogluconolactonase, producing MMRGTVTVADDVAKVGAERFLACGREAIARDDGFYAGLSGGNTPRELYRRLQPNDLPWDTVDLFFGDERCVPRDHELSNFRMVRESLLDRVPVRAHFLHDPQEYEELLRVTLGERGRFDLLLLGMGEDGHTASLFPGSPALGEGKRWVVAAPGVPPAAERLTITPVLIRAAYHVVVLVSGERKARILADALEGPPGTLPVQLVGECQGEVEWIVDPAAASCLRRVPTA
- the zwf gene encoding glucose-6-phosphate dehydrogenase, translated to MAEQREAERVVAATAPEAEPCLVVVFGASGDLTKRLLVPAFYNLACDGLLPDAFAIVGIAMDDMSTEAFRDRLDRDIRQFSTRREFDAARWEWLRSRVYYTPGEFADPAAFARLQDLVSQQDARHQTRGNLLFYMATPPGVFGAISRNLHAAGFKTAFPGWKRIIVEKPFGTDLQSAIALNREILTYWSEEQIFRIDHYLGKETVQNILAFRFSNGMFEPLWNHKYIDHIQFSVAEAVGVEGRGAYYERAGVLRDMIQNHMFQMLAYLCMEPPSSFAPEAIRNEKAKVLEAVRIMDAAAVARDTVRGQYGAGRGPDGKPVPGYREEPSVAPHSLTETYAAMKLHIDNWRWNGVPIYLRSGKRLWKRGTEIIVQFQKAPEVIFRHTPVAHLGHNRLIFHIQPDQGIELRFHAKEPGPQMSLQQVNMRFDYSQAFVATRAIGYEVLVYNCMKGDATLFSRTDLVESAWRIAQPILDHWKTEPAEFPSYAAGTWGPKEAFELLERDQRRWVEIPNRETLEKVPLFDGCDASLLASLIMVLKPIAARPGDVIFRKGDLGRDMYLISRGAVDVIDDDYNVLATLCEGDFFGEIGLLLATPRTATIRARTYCDLFLLQRADFAHVLAERPHLAETLMNVANERYDLTAGVQ
- a CDS encoding MASE1 domain-containing protein; translated protein: MRLQGAGLHELARWVVLAGVYVAASRVGLSIATLHENVTAVWPPSGIALAAVLVLGPGIWPGIWLGALLANLATSVSPWAALLISLGNTLEAVGGALLLRMLVPDGRFLGGVRETFSFILACCLAAPAVAATIGVAALGLAEEGLSLSRSALWITWWVGDALGILTLAPVLAFRPDAPPVLADVRRRAAEAAGIAVLTAVACGLAFGPWLEAGDPLRRAYLVLPGLVWAALRFSILGAAYGTALTATLAIWGTVSGFGVFAHSVRNESLLSVQLFVGVVAIMQLVLGATAGERRRWEAETRLLAADLERQVRNRTHALEDALAAASRAETKFRGLVESAPDGVILVDARGTILLANLQMEPLFGYRPDELVGRGVETLVPDRFRERHAMIREAYLQSPRSRTTSSMAPDRPDLIGCRKDGSEVPLEITLSPVVAPDGSTLTIAAIRDVSAAKRREELLRESIEEKNTLLREIHHRVKNNLQIASSLLQLQAEGAGIPAELARILVDSQNRLRAMALVHESLYRSRNLARIDMHDFIDSLGRMVALSTTDYREPPIALRIEAEHAWLPADIATPLGLVINEALANGYAHAFPPPATGTIVVEFAARGDRWILTIRDDGRGLPPDLDIANTRTLGLRLIQALGRQVGAAVSIRSDRGTLVEISLPCVAARPA
- a CDS encoding PAS domain S-box protein; the encoded protein is MPARILVVEDEAIVAMGIASTLANLGHKVVSVVATGTEALDAAARLRPDLVLMDVVLSGPMDGIEASERLRQMHGIPVVYLTAYSDAATLGRAKETEPYGYIVKPFQEKDLEIAIDMALYRHDADRRIAHAERRFAAVFDQAFQYIAVLTPEGLVTEANRSLHEALGASAPQFEGRPLWRASWWKDAPQELERVRQGIRQAAAGLPVRLESCVSGLRAPEVCLDVSIKPLTDRAGAVTGVLFEARDVTDLKRAHQALARRTAELEDARKLAVLGESLRLSEERLRAIAQNAPIVLFVIDHAGRIGQLEGRSEELIGLPAPDVIGRPVEDVFADNPRFVESFRRALAGETLRDVVGHAGKYFDVWFSPLLGAAGTVDGAIGVMGVGSDITERRELEEQLRSQLERLREVEQLKQDFVDAVTHELRTPLAVIVGYSELVGEVGPLTPQQRGFLEMIARASRRQEILVNSLLDYARIEAGTFELRREDSDLRRVVTDVVAFLRPLADEAGVALEGHVPDSDLPVRIDPVRIEQVVTNLVANAIKFTPRGGSVRVRAHRDAGHAVCEVADTGTGISEVDLPRLFVRFSQLREGKQRGGTGLGLAISKVIVEAHGGTIGVMSRVGEGSTFFFTLPEGAASQGVATPWGEGLEPPADG
- the gnd gene encoding decarboxylating 6-phosphogluconate dehydrogenase is translated as MQIGMVGLGKMGFNMAMRLLNDHQVVGYDSVGDTAAKLAAMGATQATSLQDLVARLAAPRVVWVMVPSGDPTEGTVAALLDLLEPGDVLVEGGNSNYRDSIRRAEAARARGVRYLDAGTSGGIWGLQNGYCLMVGGDADAFAYAEPIFKTLAPPEGYLHAGPGGAGHFAKMIHNGIEYGMMQAYAEGFEILEKSRYDYDLGKLSHLWNQGSVVRSWLLELAEAAFAKDSHLAGIKGWVADSGEGRWTVTEAIDLDVPAPVLTASLQARFRSRQEESFAAKVCAALRNEFGGHAVKSAAQV
- a CDS encoding inner membrane CreD family protein, which codes for MMLKRLAAILLIYVFTCIAWGILGATIFARTHSLDTALKGAVAQIWGNVQTQLQPSLSYKVPRLQEVKRTENGRTVTETKTVWDTVDLPISSSSIDVKLHLDPRQKGLLWYATYRVAFAGRYQVVNDTGAPRRITFVYSFPAHSAVYDDFRLMVGDQERKQLTLGGGLVTAGFDLAPGASQVVSVAYTTQGLDQWWYDFGENVHQVRNFALAMATDFDKIDFPPQSISPTAKEKIAGGWRLTWAFTNLLTSVKIGLTMPQKLNPGPWVGQVTLTAPISLFLFLFFMFVVTSLRKIPLHPMHYFFLSAAYFSFHLLLAYLVDHLSIEASMAIASVVAVLLTTTYMRLVVDNRFAFGEVAIAQLVYLVLFSYTFFLEGYTGLAITILGIATLLVVMQMTGRLDWDEVFGRKGPA